The Sagittula sp. P11 genome window below encodes:
- a CDS encoding DUF1992 domain-containing protein, with the protein MDHPLIDLISAKIRAAEAEGAFDNLPGAGKPLPPCDDPENAVLNRIMKENGAVPEAVSVSKELARLREELRETGDRTERQRIMRDMALLETRLEIARRR; encoded by the coding sequence ATGGACCATCCCCTGATCGACCTCATCTCTGCAAAGATCCGCGCGGCCGAGGCGGAAGGCGCGTTCGACAACCTGCCGGGCGCGGGCAAACCCCTGCCGCCCTGCGACGATCCGGAGAACGCCGTCCTCAACCGGATCATGAAGGAAAACGGCGCCGTGCCTGAGGCGGTCTCCGTCTCGAAGGAACTGGCCCGCCTCCGCGAGGAACTGCGCGAGACCGGCGACCGGACCGAACGGCAACGGATCATGCGCGACATGGCCCTGCTGGAAACCCGGCTGGAGATCGCCAGGCGCCGCTAG
- a CDS encoding bifunctional 2-polyprenyl-6-hydroxyphenol methylase/3-demethylubiquinol 3-O-methyltransferase UbiG gives MVTVKEQYEVYPYPARDPEDERTRLITGSPSRPTEIDHHLFGGARDWSQPLRVLVAGGGTGDALIQLATLMTKAGAPYEITYLDLSTASRGIAEARAKVRGLTGITFHTGSLLDAGDFGPFDYIDCCGVLHHLPRPEDGFAALRGALAPGGGMGFMVYAPYGRSGVYPLQEAFGALLDGLPPEQRLARAKEIVAALPKGHPFASNPLLMDHEQSDAGFYDLLLHSTDTPFDVARLLDTCATTGWRLQGFVTPALYDLSRIAEVPAGMDSDTAMAVAEKLRGTIRKHVGYLVPADEDRPLPKPGRASLVPRLQLPHRQLAQAVARGQTPPVEVDGVKDKLALPPEAAPLIAAADGRTPLSRIAAGAGLDPLRFGALWGKVHRELTDWGLLHYSGFGL, from the coding sequence ATGGTCACGGTCAAGGAACAGTACGAGGTCTATCCCTACCCCGCCCGAGACCCGGAGGACGAGCGCACGCGCCTGATCACCGGCTCCCCCTCAAGGCCCACCGAAATCGACCACCACCTGTTCGGCGGCGCGCGCGACTGGTCGCAGCCGCTGCGCGTGCTGGTGGCCGGCGGCGGCACGGGCGACGCGCTGATCCAGCTGGCCACGCTGATGACAAAGGCCGGTGCACCCTACGAGATCACCTACCTCGACCTCTCCACCGCCTCGCGCGGGATCGCCGAGGCACGGGCCAAGGTGCGCGGCCTCACGGGCATCACCTTCCACACCGGCAGCCTGCTCGACGCCGGGGACTTCGGGCCCTTCGACTACATCGACTGCTGCGGCGTGCTGCACCACCTGCCCCGCCCGGAGGACGGCTTTGCCGCGCTGCGGGGCGCGCTGGCACCGGGGGGCGGCATGGGTTTCATGGTCTATGCGCCCTACGGCCGATCCGGGGTCTATCCCCTGCAGGAGGCGTTCGGCGCACTGCTGGACGGTCTGCCGCCAGAGCAGCGCCTCGCCCGCGCGAAGGAGATCGTCGCCGCGCTGCCGAAGGGCCACCCCTTCGCGTCGAACCCGCTGCTGATGGACCACGAACAAAGCGACGCGGGCTTCTACGACCTGCTCCTGCACAGCACCGATACGCCCTTCGACGTGGCGCGCCTGCTGGACACCTGCGCCACGACCGGCTGGCGCCTGCAGGGCTTCGTCACGCCCGCCCTCTACGACCTGTCGCGCATTGCGGAGGTCCCGGCGGGGATGGACTCGGACACCGCCATGGCCGTGGCAGAGAAGCTGCGCGGCACGATCCGCAAGCATGTGGGCTACCTTGTGCCCGCCGACGAGGACCGCCCTCTTCCAAAACCCGGCCGCGCTTCACTGGTGCCGCGCCTGCAACTGCCGCACCGGCAACTGGCGCAGGCCGTGGCACGCGGTCAGACCCCGCCGGTGGAGGTCGATGGCGTCAAGGACAAGCTCGCCCTCCCGCCCGAGGCCGCACCGCTGATCGCCGCCGCAGACGGGCGCACGCCGCTGTCGCGCATTGCCGCCGGCGCCGGGCTGGACCCGCTGCGCTTCGGCGCTCTCTGGGGCAAGGTGCACCGGGAGCTGACGGACTGGGGGCTGCTGCATTACAGCGGCTTCGGGCTCTGA
- a CDS encoding SOS response-associated peptidase, giving the protein MCGRFAVTLPPDAMAQLFAAVPSNDLPDVPNFNVCPTNQVHVVMSDEGRRLVAMRWGFIPHWYKKPNDGPLLINARAETIAEKPAFRAACRERRCLVPATGFYEWTKDEEGNRLPWYIHPADDGPLVFAGVWQDWARDDLSFRTVAIVTCGANGSMSRIHHRMPVVLAQDDWGKWLGEDGHGAASLMQPAPEDALAFHRVAREVNSNRASGPELIEPIDA; this is encoded by the coding sequence ATGTGCGGTCGTTTCGCCGTCACCCTGCCCCCCGACGCCATGGCGCAGCTTTTCGCGGCCGTGCCGTCGAACGACCTGCCCGATGTGCCGAACTTCAACGTCTGCCCGACGAACCAGGTGCATGTCGTCATGAGCGACGAGGGGCGCAGGCTGGTCGCCATGCGCTGGGGTTTCATCCCGCACTGGTACAAGAAGCCGAACGACGGGCCGCTGCTGATCAACGCGCGGGCCGAAACCATCGCGGAAAAGCCCGCCTTCCGCGCTGCCTGCCGCGAACGCCGCTGCCTTGTCCCCGCGACCGGCTTCTACGAATGGACGAAGGATGAGGAGGGCAACCGGCTGCCCTGGTACATCCATCCGGCGGACGACGGCCCGTTGGTCTTTGCCGGGGTCTGGCAGGACTGGGCGCGCGACGACCTGTCCTTCCGCACCGTCGCTATCGTCACCTGCGGCGCGAACGGGTCGATGTCGCGCATCCACCACCGGATGCCCGTGGTGCTGGCCCAGGACGACTGGGGCAAGTGGCTGGGCGAGGACGGACACGGCGCGGCCAGCCTCATGCAGCCCGCCCCCGAGGATGCGCTGGCCTTCCATCGGGTCGCGCGCGAAGTGAACTCCAACCGTGCCTCCGGACCGGAGCTGATCGAACCCATCGACGCTTGA